The following are encoded together in the Streptomyces sp. NBC_01717 genome:
- a CDS encoding DUF6009 family protein: MSSLLTDGDLAHEANVVWIEDPENLDYVRQALDKTPRRRSKPRYERDGRMIGYVELDGTAEADPDSGLYRRRVFFLLPHDRDSAPEGVYRQGAPGEAVDPRTIRPNRVGEKTPRSQRGIASAITPASS, from the coding sequence ATGAGCTCGCTCCTGACCGACGGCGATCTCGCCCACGAAGCAAACGTGGTGTGGATTGAGGACCCCGAAAACCTCGACTACGTCCGCCAAGCCCTGGACAAGACCCCCCGTCGCCGCAGCAAGCCCCGATACGAACGCGACGGCCGCATGATCGGGTACGTCGAGCTCGACGGCACCGCCGAAGCCGACCCAGACAGCGGCCTCTACCGGCGACGCGTCTTCTTCCTCCTCCCTCACGACCGCGACTCCGCCCCAGAAGGTGTCTACCGGCAAGGAGCACCGGGAGAAGCAGTCGACCCACGAACCATCCGGCCAAATCGGGTGGGGGAGAAGACACCACGCTCTCAGCGTGGGATCGCCTCCGCTATAACCCCGGCCAGCTCGTAG